In the genome of Chiroxiphia lanceolata isolate bChiLan1 chromosome 17, bChiLan1.pri, whole genome shotgun sequence, one region contains:
- the LOC116795545 gene encoding protein-glutamine gamma-glutamyltransferase 6-like: MAALKITKVNWHSKLNKAAHHTSDYSSTEAIFRRGQPFNISLNIKTTVQSWDNFTFIASTGPSPAESQQTKAIFTLSEEGASGWSAAQEPSEPGCLNFTILSPASAVIGRYKLKLQVLSGNKVFSKVLGQFVLLFNPWCPDDDVYMANERERQEYVLNDSGIIFQGLEKDIQEEAWNYGQFEEDILDISLAILDRSLNHREDPAVDVSNRNNPVYVSRVISAMVNSNDEKGVVEGKWNGRYRSGTNPLQWSGSVTILRKWHRGRYRPVRYGQCWVFAGVTCTVLRCLGIPTRVITNFNSAHDTNINLSIDKYIDISGKTLHLTEDSVWNFHVWNESWFARRDLGSFYDGWQVLDATPQEKSKGIYQCGPASIRAIKEGDVNLDYDSPFVFAAVNADCVTWIRHSKKRKERIHSNTRKIGKRISTKAVGTNSRVDVTANYKYPEGSSKERQVYKKALKLLGVRRTGKNPKIRKPKRRFSRAQTPSISGKLILNASPVIGQDILLTLSLRNLISDFKTIKVKLKASAILYTRRPKAEILELYRSIKLGSEEVKEFSFGIPYSQYKNSLMDDRKILVTAVCQIKKGASLLVEKDIVLQDPFLTIKVLGPTVVHQAVNVEVTFTNPLSDEVTDCVLRAEGSGLLKEQLRISVARMAPMESSTVQFEIIPYRSGTRQLQVDLVCIHFSDIKGFVTLDVAPTQ, translated from the exons ATGGCAG CCCTGAAGATAACAAAAGTCAATTGGCACTCCAAACTAAATAAAGCTGCCCACCACACCTCTGattacagcagcacagaagcaaTCTTCAGGAGAGGGCAGCCCTTCAACATCTCTCTGAACATCAAAACAACAGTGCAATCTTGGGACAACTTCACCTTTATTGCAAGCACAG GACCATCTCCAGCAGAATCACAGCAGACCAAGGCCATATTTACCCTCTCAGAGGAGGGTGCCAGTGGCTGGAGTGCAGCCCAGGAGCCCAGCGAGCCTGGCTGCCTCAACTTCACCATCCTCAGCCCAGCCAGCGCCGTCATCGGGCGATACAAACTCAAACTCCAGGTCCTTTCTGGGAACAAGGTCTTTTCAAAAGTCCTGGGCCAGTTTGTGCTACTCTTCAACCCTTGGTGTCCAG ATGATGATGTCTACATGGCTAACGAGAGGGAGCGACAGGAGTATGTCCTGAATGACAGTGGAATCATATTTCAGGGACTGGAAAAAGATATCCAGGAAGAAGCTTGGAACTATGGACAG tttgAAGAGGATATCCTTGATATCTCTCTGGCTATACTGGATCGGAGCCTGAACCACCGAGAAGATCCAGCTGTTGATGTATCCAACCGAAACAACCCTGTCTATGTGAGCAGGGTGATCAGTGCTATG GTCAACAGCAACGACGAGAAGGGAGTAGTGGAAGGGAAGTGGAACGGGAGGTACCGCTCCGGGACGAACCCCCTGCAGTGGAGCGGGAGTGTGACCATCCTTCGCAAGTGGCACAGGGGGAGGTACAGACCCGTCCGCTATGGCCAGTGCTGGGTCTTTGCAGGAGTCACCTGCACAG TACTGAGATGCTTGGGAATACCTACTCGTGTTATTACCAACTTCAACTCTGCCCATGACACCAATATAAATCTGAGTATTGATAAGTACATTGACATTTCTGGAAAGACCCTGCACTTGACTGAAGACAGTGTGTG GAATTTCCATGTCTGGAATGAAAGCTGGTTCGCTAGAAGAGATCTTGGTTCTTTTTATGATGGGTGGCAGGTTCTGGATGCAACACcccaggaaaaaagcaaag GCATCTATCAGTGTGGTCCTGCCTCCATCAGAGCCATCAAAGAAGGGGATGTGAACCTGGATTATGACAGCCCATTTGTGTTTGCAGCAGTGAATGCTGACTGTGTCACCTGGATTCGccacagcaagaaaagaaaggagaggattCATTCCAACACCAGGAAGATTGGGAAACGTATCAGCACCAAAGCAGTGGGCACCAACTCCCGTGTGGATGTCACTGCTAATTACAAATATCCAGAAG GATCCTCAAAAGAAAGGCAGGTGTACAAAAAAGCACTGAAGCTGCTTGGTGTGAGAAGAACcggaaaaaaccccaaaattagAAAACCTAAAAGGCGATTTTCAAGGGCACAAACCCCCAGTATCTCAGGGAAGCTGATCCTCAATGCATCTCCTGTGATTGGCCAGGACATCCTCCTTACCTTGTCACTCAGAAACCTGATCTCAGATTTCAAGACCATAAAAGTTAAATTGAAGGCTTCAGCCATTCTCTACACAAGAAGACCAAAGGCAGAGATTTTAGAGCTGTATAGGTCTATTAAACTGGGATCAGAAGaag TGAAGGAGTTTTCATTCGGGATCCCCTATTCCCAATACAAAAACTCCCTGATGGACGACAGGAAGATCCTGGTGACTGCTGTGTGCCAAATCAAAAAGGGAGCCTCGCTTCTGGTTGAGAAGGACATTGTCCTTCAGGATCCTTTTCTCACCATCAAG gTCCTTGGTCCAACAGTGGTACACCAGGCTGTTAATGTGGAGGTCACATTTACCAACCCACTGTCTGATGAGGTGACAGACTGTGTACTGAGAGCTGAAGGTAGTGGCCTGCTCAAAGAGCAACTCAGAATCAG TGTGGCAAGAATGGCCCCCATGGAGAGTTCAACAGTCCAGTTTGAAATCATTCCCTACAGGAGTGGCACCAGGCAGCTTCAGGTGGACTTGGTTTGCATCCATTTTTCAGACATTAAGGGATTTGTGACGCTTGATGTGGCTCCTACTCAGTGA